The DNA region tatcataacactaacctaccctcatatcataatactaacctaccctcatatcataccactacatacagatatgtctaccactaacctaccctcatatcataacactaacctaccctcatatcataacactaacctaccctcatatcataacactacatacagatatgtctaccactaacctaccctcatatcataacactacatacagatatgtctaccactaacctaccctcatatcataccactaatctaccctcatatcataacactacatacagacatatctaccactaacctaccctcatatcataccactacatacagacatgtctaccactaacctaccctcatatcataacactacatacagacatgtctaccactaacctaccctcatatcataacactacatacagacatgtctaccactaacctaccctcatatcataacactacatacagacatgtctaccactaacctaccctcatatcataacactacatacagacatgtctaccactaacCAAAGTGAGACTTGGGCATCTGAATTTGTAAAAGTTTATTTACCAGAGCCGttgagtgatgatgatgatgatgatgatgatggtggtgagagGAAGGTGGTTGTGGGtgggtctggtggtgcagttgttgttgttgttgttgtggtgttggTTGGTTtcactgaaaacaatggacaCAAGTATGAAAATGTTTTAAGAAGGTGAGGAGCGAGAGTCACAGGGACATAGATATTTAGGGTGGCTTCTCTTGTTCCTGTTGAGGTGTGTTAGTTGTCCTTTAGCTCacaatatatctctctctctctctttcaccccctccatctctctctatctctctctctcaattcaattcaattcaagggctttattggcatgggaaacatgtgttaacattgccaaagcaagtaaggtagataatatataaagtgaaataaacaataaaaattaacagtaaaattaacatacagaagtttcaaaacaataaagacattacaaatgtcatatatatatataatctccctctctttcaccccactccatctctctctctttctttctctctttctctctctctctctctctctctatcgctctccctctacctctctatcgctctccctctccctctctatcgctctctctctccctctctatttctctctatccctctccctctctatttctctctctctatcgcgctccctctctatctctctctatcggtctccctctctatatctctatctctctctctctctctctctctctctctctgtctctctctctctctatcggtctctctatcggtctatctctctctctatcgctctctctctctctatcgctcgctctccatcgctctccctctctctcactcgcgctctctctctctctctatctatctctatctctctctctcgctctctctctatctctccctctctctcgctctcgctctctctcactctccctctctctatctctctctctatcgcgctctctcgctctctctctctatcgctctccctctctctctcgctctctctctctatcactctccctctctatctctctctctctatcactctccctctctatctctctctctctatcgctctctctctctctcgctctctctctcgctctctctctctatcgctctctctctcgctctctctctctatcgctctctctctcgctctctctctctatcgctctctctctcgctctctctctctatcgctctctctctctatcgctctctcacaTGACAACTGCAGGTTTCATGATGACATTTACACTGGAACTTGGGGTTTTATGTCTTGAACACATGACTGCTTAGTGATACTGAGACTGATATAGAAACACAGACATTACAGAGGACGTTACTGTGTTCTGGTCCAGTGTCTTTTCACACCattacaaacacacagacattacagagGAAGTTACTGTGTTCTGGTCCAGTGTCTTTTCACAccactacaaacacacagacattacagagGAAGTTACTGTGTTCTGGTCCAGTGTCTTTTCACAccactacaaacacacagacattacagagGAAGTTACTGTGTTCTGGTCCAGTGTCTTTTCACAtcactacaaacacacagacattacagagGAAGTTACTGTATTCTGGTCCAGTGTCTTTTCACAccactacaaacacacagacacacccagccTCCACTAACACACTGACTGCCTGCTGTCAACCACTGAACAACTACTACTGATAAGATGTTTAGTTCAATGATACATTTCACTAAACTGGTTGTTGACAATTAATAACAGCATATTTCACACGGTTCTAGATGTGATGCTCGTTTAAAAGTACAGTATTTTAATTGTCAGACATAACATTATGTAGTTATAACTAATATACTGATCTAACATAATGCTATATAAcatggacagacaggatgtaacatAGTTACTGCAGGTGTACAGCGTGGGGAGCAGAGGAGGCTGGTCAACATAGATATAGGAGGACTGGCTAAtcacaatggctggaatggatgGAACGGAATCAAACACATTAAACGGGAATGACATTAAAATGTCATGCAATGATCATTTAAATTAAACTACTTTTATCAAATAGATATGACTCTTGTGTTTATGTTCACATGTTAAAGAGAAAGAAGAAGTTTTAAACTCACTTATAACAAGCAGCTTCACCTGTGTGATCAGTGTAATGTAACGTTGttctgtcctgttggtttctacTCCACACCAGTAGGTCCCAGTATCATCTTCAGTCAGGTCACTGATGGTCACTGTGGAgaatctctctcttcttctcttagAAAGAGAATATCTTCTAGGTTTTTCATGATGTGTATCTGATATCTTGTTTTCACAGTCAGATTCACTGTCTTCTTTGCAGAAATACTTGATGTCGTCCTCATTGTCCTCTGGATAGTTGCATCTGATGGAAGCTTCTCCTCCCAGAAAGGCCGTCTCTGTGACTGACTTCTCACAGCAGTCATCTGTCAACAGGAATACATATCACAACCttagtctaatactatagactgACTTCTCACAGCAGTCATCTGTCAACAGGAACACATATCACAACCttagtctaatactatagactgACTTCTCACAGCAGTCATCTGTCAACAGGAACACATATCACAACCTTAGTCTAGTACTATAGACTGACAGCAGTCATCTGTCAGTaggaacacacatcacaaccttagtctaatactatagactgACTTCTCACAGCAGTCATCTGTCAACAGGAACACATATCACAACCttagtctaatactatagactgACTTCATTGACTGGTGATACTGATCATGTAATAACATTTGTAGCTAAATTCATTTTATAAAGTAAAGTAGAAGTCCCTCACCCTTCTTCACCTCCAGCTCTACCTTGGTATAACTGTCAGGTATAGTAGGTATGTCCACTCCACACCAGTAGGTCCCTTCATCTGGTCTGGTCAGTTGTCTGATGATCACCTTGAAGTAGTTTCCTCCAGTGTTGTCATACAGAGAGAATCTACCACTGTGCACCCAGGTGTTCCTCAATCCAGTTCTGATTTGATCCTCACAACTCAAACTATAACTATACTGCCTCACGCAGAAATATTTGTCACGACTTCTGTCTTCTGTGGAATAATGACAGGAGATGATGACAGTTCCTCCAGAGTATCCTGTCACTTTGAAGGAGCTCAAACGACCTGTCAATCAGACCAGAGAAATTACCTCTTGGTTTGGTGTTTTGTAATACTAATCAACTAAAATAAAATCTAAGTTTATTTCGTCACGTggccgaatacaaccggtgtagtagacctcacagtgaaatgcttacttacaggcccctaaccaacagtgcaatttctaAGTAAAAAATAGGTCttaggtaaacaatagataagtaaagatataaaataaacaataaaatgacattgaaaataacagtagcgaggctttatacagtagggaggctttatacaggtggtaccagtacagagtcaatgtggaggctttatacaggtggtaccggtacagagtcaatgtggaggctttatacaggtggtaccagtacagagtcaatgtggaggctatatacaggtggtaccagtacagagtcaatgtggaggctttatacaggtggtaccggtacagagtcaatgtggaggctttatacaggtggtaccagtacagagtcaatgtggaggctttatacaggtggtaccagtacagagtcaatgtggaggctatatacaggtgataccagtacagagtcaatgtggaggctttatacaggtggtaccggtacagagtcagtgtggaggctatatacaggtggtaccagtacagagtcaatgtggaggctttatacaggtggtaccagtacagagtcaatgtggaggctatatacaggtgataccagtacagagtcaatgtggaggctttatacaggtggtaccggtacagagtcagtgtggaggctatatacaggtggtaccagtacagagtcaatgtggaggctatatacaggtggtatcagtacagagtcaatgtggaggctatatacaggtggtaccagtacagagtcaatgtggaggctatatacaggtggtatcagtacagagtcaatgtggaggctatatacaggtggtatcagtacagagtcaatgtggaggctatatacaggtggtaccggtacagagtcaatgtggaggctatatacaggtggtaccggtacagagtcaatgtggaggctttatacaggtggtatcagtacagagtcaatgtggaggctttatacaggtggtaccagtacagagtcaatgtggaggctatatacaggtggtaccagtacagagtcaatgtggaggctatatacaggtggtccctgtacagagtcaatgtggaggctatatacagggggtaccagtacagagtcaatttggaggctatatacagggggtaccagtacagagtcaatgtggaggctatatacagggggtacctgtacagagtcaatgtggaggctatatacaggggtaccagtacagagtcaatgtggaggctttatacaggtggtaccagtacagagtcaatgtggaggctatatacaggggtaccagtacagagtcaatgtggaggctttatacaggtggtaccagtacagagtcaatgtggaggctatatacaggtggtaccagtacagagtcaatgtggaggctatatacaggtggtaccagtacagagtcaatgtggaggctatatacaggtggtaccagtacagagtcaatgtggaggctatatacaggtggtaccagtacagagtcaatgtggaggctatatacagggggtacctgtacagagtcaatgtggaggctatatacaggggtaccagtacagagtcaatgtggaggctatatacaggtggtaccagtacagagtcaatgtggaggctatatacaggtggtaccagtacagagtcaatgtggaggctatatacaggtggtaccagtacagagtcaatgtggaggctatatacaggtggtccctgtacagagtcaatgtggaggctatatacaggtggtaccattacagagtcaatgtggaggctatatacaggtggtactggtacagagtcaatgtggaggctatatacagggggtaccggtacagaatcaatgtggaggctatatacaggggtaccagtacagagtcaatgtggaggctatatacagggggtaccagtacagagtcaatgtggaggctatatacaggtggtactggtacagagtcaatgtggaggctatatacaggggtaccagtacagagtcaatgtggaggctatatacaggtggtaccagtacagagtcaatgtggaggctatatacaggggtaccagtacagagtcaatgtggaggctatatacaggtggtatcagtacagagtccgtgtgcgggggcactggttagttgggctaattgaggtaatatgtacatgtaggtagagttgacTATACAGAGATGATAAATGTACTTACTGTTAGGATTCCTACACCAGTGGCATCctcagtggcacacacacacatatacacacacacacacacacacacacacacaccgtagtgTTTCCTGATCTGTAGTAGCAGCCTTTATAAGAAACCTACCTGGATGTTATTACATTGTTATAGAGAGTTATAACAAGCTTATTACCTgtcatgaaggagaggaggatgactATCAGCAGGATCCTCAtcttgttgttgttctctccaggttggtccaggtgtctataggtcctgatataatgttgtgttctctacaggttggtccaggtctctataggtcctgatataatgttgtgttctctacaggttggtccaggtgtctataggtcctgatataatgttgtgttctctacaggttggtccaggtgtctataggtcctgatataatgttgtgttctctacaggttggtccaggtgtctataggtcctgatataatgttgtgttctctccaggttggtccaggtgtctataggtcctgatataatgttgtgttctctacaggttggtccaggtctctataggtcctgatataatgttgtgttctctccaggttggtccaggtgtctataggtcctgatataatgttgtgttctctacaggttggtccaggtgtctataggtcctgatataatgttgtgttctctacaggttggtccaggtctctataggtcctgatataatgttgtgttctctacaggttggtccaggtctctataggtcctgatataatgttgtgttctctccaggttggtccaggtgtctataggtcctgatataatgttgtgttctctacaggttggtccaggtgtctataggtcctgatataatgttgttgttctctccaggttggtccaggtgtctataggtcctgatataatgttatgtGTTCAAGTCTgcaactctctctgttctctctctacttatAATAACTTAAATACTATCTTAATGTACTTTATGTactctctctcagcccctccctttctctcactcactctttacGTTCATACAACTATGTACTTCCCTATTTCTGCATCTCTCTACTAGTTCAAACCCTCCTACCACATGTCATTTCTGACAGCCCCTCCTTCTTCCTCCTAAACCAATCACATCTGTtcctacgagagagagagagagagagagagagagagagagagagagagagagagagagagagagagagagagagagagagagagagagagagagagagagagagagagagagagagagagagagagagagagagagaggcctctgGATCAGAGCACAGAAATACATTCATACACTCTCATGCAGAGAAACAAAGTTATTCTGTCTACAGAGGAGAGAAACATAGTTATTCTGTCTACAGAGGAGAGAAACATAGTTATTCTGTctacagaggagagaaacagagttattctgtctacagaggagagaaacagagttattctgtctacagaggagagaaacaaagttattctgtctacagaggagagaaacatagttattctgtctacagaggagagaaacagagttattctgtctacagaggagagaaacagagttattctgtctacagaggagagaaacaaagttattctgtctacagaggagagaaacagagttattctgtctacagaggagagaaacagagttgttctgtctacagaggagagaaacagagttgtTCTGTCTACAGAGGAAAGAAACAGAGTTGTTCTGTCTACAGAGGAAAGAAACAGAGTTGTTCTACCACTGGAGggctctctccttccatctatacatctctctcaatttcagtttcaatttaagggcttcattgaaatgtttacatactcatctcatatgtatatactgtactcgataccatctactgtatcttgcctatgctgctctgtaccatcactcattcatatatccttatgtacatattctttatccccttacactgtgtataagacagtagtttaggaattgttagttagattacttgttggttattactgcattgtcggaactagaagcacaagcatttcgctacactcgcattaacatctgctaaccatgtgtatgtgacaaataaatttgatttgatgttaacaagcaagtgaagtagataataaagaaaagtgaaatgaacaataataattaacagtaaacattacagacATTTAAAATATCATattatccaggctgtatcacaaccggccgttatgggagtcccattggcccagtcgtctgggtttggccggtgtaggccgtcatgggGAGTCCCATTGGCccagtcgtctgggtttggccggtgtaggccgttatGGGGAGTCCCATTGGCccagtcgtctgggtttggccggtgtaggccgtcatgggGAGTCCCATTGGCccagtcgtctgggtttggccggtgtaggccgttatGGGAAGTCCCATTGGCccagtcgtctgggtttggccggtgtaggccgtcatgggGAGTCCCATTGGCccagtcgtctgggtttggccggtgtaggccgttatGGGGAGTCCCATTGGCccagtcgtctgggtttggccggtgtaggccaaaCCCAggaccacaccagcccaggtcctccaacctgcctcactaccacagaccagtgtaaccacaccagcccaggtcctccaacctgcctcactaccacagaccagtgtaaccacaccagcccaggtcctccaacctgcctcactaccacagaccagtgtaaccacaccagcccaggtcctccaacctgcctcactaccacagaccagtgtaaccacaccagcccaggtcctccaacctgcctcactaccacagaccagtgtaaccacaccagcccaggtcctccaacctgcctcactaccacagaccagtgtaaccacaccagcccaggtcctccaacctgcctcactaccacagaccagtGTGACCACACCAGCCCAAGACCTCCAACCTgcctcactaccacagaccagtgtgaccacaccagcccagggcctccaacctgcctcactaccacagaccagtgtgaccacaccagcccagggcctccaacctgcctcactaccacagaccagtgtaaccacaccagcccaggacctccaacctgcctcactaccacagaccagtgtgaccacaccagcccagggcctccaacctgcctcactaccacagaccagtGTAACCacaccaacccaggacctccaacctgcctcactaccacagaccagtgtaaccacaccagcccaggtcctccaacctgcctcactaccacagaccagtGTAACCacaccaacccaggacctccaacctgcctcactaccacagaccagtgtgaccacaccagcccaggtcctccaacctgcctcactaccacagaccagtgtaaccacaccagcccaggtcctccaacctgcctcactaccacagaccagtGTAACCACACCAACCCAGGTCCTCCAACCTgcctcactaccacagaccagtGTAACCacaccaacccaggacctccacatccagcttcttcacctgcgagattgtctgaggagggggaggggggtgctaaggagtatttctgtctgcaaaaaagtatttttgtAGGGGAAAACTAATTCGGATTCGCTGGGCCTcattccccagtgggtggacctggctcccagggggtgggcctatgccctcccaggccacCAATGGCTGTGAACCTgcaccagtcatgtgaaatccatatattaggaCCAATTGAttatatttcaattgactgatttccttctatgaattgtaactcagtaaaataatagctgcatgttgcgtttacatttaTGTTCAGCATTTATTCACTGttgtaccaaacattaggacaGATTGTTGAGATGACGACGATGTAGTTAAAGTACACgtgtattttttacatttcattGATCCAcaaacactgagtggacaaaacatgttctttccatgacatactgaccaggtgaaaccaggtgaaagctatgatcccttattgatgtcacttgttaaatccacttcaatcagtgtagataaaggagaggagacaggttagagaaGGATTGTTAGGCCTTAAGAACgttgagacattgattgtgtgtgtgtgccattcagagggcgaatgggcaagacaaaagatttcagTGTCTTTTAAatgggtatgatagtaggtgccaggtgcaccggttgagtcaagaactgcaacgctgctgggttttgtccaccacccaaaataATTGTCCACCCAAGGGACATCcacccaacttgacacaactgtgggaagcattggagtcaacatgggccagtatccctgtggaacgccatCAAcagcttgtagagtccatgtcctgaataattgaggatgttctgaggacaaattattaggaaagtgttcctaattCCTGTTTCAGTGGATATTTACAGTAAGGTAAAtataggtggagtcttgggttgctgtgttgagtggttggta from Oncorhynchus masou masou isolate Uvic2021 unplaced genomic scaffold, UVic_Omas_1.1 unplaced_scaffold_3674, whole genome shotgun sequence includes:
- the LOC135534617 gene encoding CMRF35-like molecule 8 gives rise to the protein MRILLIVILLSFMTGRLSSFKVTGYSGGTVIISCHYSTEDRSRDKYFCVRQYSYSLSCEDQIRTGLRNTWVHSGRFSLYDNTGGNYFKVIIRQLTRPDEGTYWCGVDIPTIPDSYTKVELEVKKDDCCEKSVTETAFLGGEASIRCNYPEDNEDDIKYFCKEDSESDCENKISDTHHEKPRRYSLSKRRRERFSTVTISDLTEDDTGTYWCGVETNRTEQRYITLITQVKLLVIMKPTNTTTTTTTTAPPDPPTTTFLSPPSSSSSSSSLNGSGTSVVIMVSVSLVVLLLLISLILVYRWKYNKVTGSVSSTHRVSPDTVNNDGGCHGDGDYEEIMERPLQSDSDAATSTIYATANLPTSYSDSPHYASVNFHNNPSSPNEATATITDEGSCPNEDIAAITEEGTSSCDYANVNCQSPTYSTVNHPHCSSEAPPISSTGSIPIDT